From a single Clostridium isatidis genomic region:
- a CDS encoding DUF4177 domain-containing protein, giving the protein MFEYKFVEVPLKVGFKVKVGDTFEECKEVINNEVKNGWRLKQILLPQSEKAGVYSPYCYQIIFEKEIK; this is encoded by the coding sequence ATGTTTGAATATAAGTTTGTTGAAGTTCCATTAAAGGTTGGTTTTAAAGTTAAGGTGGGAGATACTTTTGAAGAATGTAAGGAAGTTATAAATAATGAAGTAAAAAATGGTTGGAGATTAAAACAGATTCTACTGCCACAAAGTGAGAAGGCTGGAGTTTATTCTCCTTACTGTTATCAAATAATTTTCGAAAAAGAAATAAAATAA